One window from the genome of Paenibacillus azoreducens encodes:
- a CDS encoding GNAT family N-acetyltransferase: protein MNIRNVQSSDYKLIISVLNDWWNGRQMADMLPKLFFDHFQDTSYIVEDNKEVIGFLIGFISQSRNKEAYIHFVGVHPQYREHGVGRRLYETFFNAVKIRGVENIRCVTSPVNKSSIAYHKKMGFVIEKGDKIVDGVDIHLDYDGKGGDRVLFMKRL, encoded by the coding sequence ATGAATATAAGGAATGTGCAATCTTCGGACTATAAACTGATAATTTCGGTCCTCAATGATTGGTGGAATGGCCGCCAAATGGCTGATATGTTACCGAAGCTGTTTTTTGATCATTTTCAAGATACCAGTTATATCGTCGAAGATAACAAAGAAGTAATAGGCTTTCTTATTGGTTTTATATCCCAATCGCGAAACAAAGAAGCTTATATTCATTTTGTTGGCGTGCACCCGCAGTATCGTGAGCATGGGGTTGGTCGAAGACTTTATGAAACTTTTTTTAACGCGGTAAAGATTAGGGGTGTTGAAAACATCCGCTGCGTAACTTCTCCAGTCAATAAGAGCTCGATAGCTTACCACAAGAAAATGGGGTTTGTGATCGAAAAGGGAGATAAAATCGTGGATGGCGTTGATATACATCTTGATTATGATGGCAAGGGAGGAGATCGGGTATTGTTTATGAAAAGATTATGA